The sequence ATATCCCGCTGCTCCTGCAACTCCTTCTCTGGTACACGGTACTGCAGAAGCTCCCGCCTGTGCGCCAAGCCCTCCAACCGGTGACAGGCGTTATACTTTCAAATCGTGGCCTGAGCTTCCCATCGCTTATGTGGCAGCCCGCCCACACCTGGACACTCCTGGCATTGGTCTTAGGGATTGTCGCCGCCTACTTCATCGCTAGGACCGCTACCCGGAAGCGACTCGATGACGGCAAACACCGGACGATCTGGCCGCTCGTGCTTGTCCTGGTTGTGGGTCTGCCAGCGGTGGTCAGCTTGATGTTCGGTGCATCCTATGTGTTGGAATTTCCGGAGGCGCGCGGCTTCAACGTGCGCGGCGGTAGCTCCGTGTCACCTGAATTCTTCGCACTCCTGGTTGGTCTCGTCGTCTACAACGCCGCGTTCATCGCGGAGATCGTGAGATCCGGGCTGCAGTCGGTCGGCAATGGCCAGCACGAAGCCGCTCGTGCGCTTGGCCTGCGTCCCAACAGCACCTTGAAATGGATCGTCTTCCCGCAAGCCCTGCGCGTGATCATACCCCCGCTGACGAGCCAATATCTCAACCTGACCAAGAGTTCCTCGCTTGCCGTTGCCATCGGCTACCAAGATCTGGTCTCGGTCGCAAATACCGCGATGAATCAGGGCGGGCACGCGATCGAACTCGTCGGGATCATCATGGCCGTCTATCTGACAATCAGTCTGACGATCAGTCTTCTCATGAACATCTATAACGCCCGCATGGCCCTGGTGGAGCGCTGATCATGACAATTGCTGTTGAACACATCATTCATCCGACAACTGTGGAAACACGCGACCGCCCGGCCGAACTCGGCGGAGGCTTCGTCCAGTGGATACGCCAGAATCTGTTCTACTCATGGGGTTCTGGGCTCACAACCATCCTGATCATTGCGCTGGTGGCCGAATTGGCGCAGGGGCTCTATCGTTGGGCCCTTGCGAACGCAATCTGGTCCGTCCCCTTCGGCCCGAATGGCGCCGTCACTGACAGCTGTCGCGCGCTTCAGGGGACAGGCGCCTGCTGGGCGATCATCGGAGAGAAGTACAGGCTCATCCTGTTCGGCCTCTATCCCTTCGATGAACAGTGGCGGCCTGCGCTGGTGATCGGATTGTTTGTGGCCCTTTACGTGATCTCGGCGATGAAGCGGTTCTGGAGGATTGAGCTTGCTTACATCTGGGCTGCGACACTGATCGTCATCGGCATCCTTATGTGGGGCGGCATCCTTGGCCTTCCCTTCGTTTCGCAATCGAACTGGGGTGGTCTCGCGCTTACCCTTATCCTGGCAACTATCGGCGTTGCGGTCGCTTTTCCGTTGTCGATTTTCGTCGCGCTCGGTCGCCGCTCCGACCTGCCGTTCATCAAATGGCTATGCGTCGGTTACGTCGAGATCATTCGTGGCGTACCGCTCATATCGCTGCTGTTCATGGCGAGCGTCATGTTCCCGCTGTTCATGCCGGAAGGGGTTAACCTCGACAAGCTGTTGCGTGCACAGATCGCGATCATCCTGTTCTTCGCCGCCTATCTGGCGGAAGTCGTCAGAGGCGGTCTCCAGGCTCTTCCCAAGGGACAGTACGAAGCATCCCATGCTCTCGGCCTTTCGTACTGGCAGACGCAGCGGAAGATCATCCTGCCGCAGTCCCTGCAACTCGTCATTCCGCCGCTGGTGAACAACTTCATCGGCTTCTTCAAGGACACGTCGCTCGTTCTCGTCATTGGTCTTTACGATCTCTTGCACTCCGCGCAGGCCGCCGCCAGCGAACCCGCGTGGCAGGGGTTCACCGTCGAGGCCCTGGTCTTTGTCGGCCTCATCTACTTCGTCTTCTGCTTCGCGATGTCGAGATATAGCCAGCGCCTCGAGGTCGACCTCAACCGCCACCGGCGACGCTAGCCGCAGCCCGGCGGGCGCCCGTGCCCGCCGATCGGAGACGCATCAATTCTCGAAAGGTCAAGAACATGGCTCACGCAGCAGCAGTCGCCACCGCTTCCAAGAAGCATGAAATTGCGATCTCGATGCAGAACATCAACAAGTGGTATGGCCACATGCATGTTCTGCGGAACGTAAATTTCGAGGTTGCGACCGGAGAGAGGGTCGTCATCTGCGGCCCCTCCGGTTCCGGCAAGTCGACCCTCATTCGCTGCATCAACAGCCTGGAGGAACACCAGGAGGGCAAGATCGTCGTCGATGGCATCGCCCTCGACAAGGATATCGCCCATCTCGACGCCATCCGCCGCGAAGTCGGCATGGTGTTCCAGAGCTTCAATCTTTTCCCGCACCTGACCGTACTGGAGAATTGCACTCTCGCGCCGATGCTTGTCCGCAGGGTCGCGCGAGCCGAGGCCGAAGCGCAGGCGAGGGCATATCTCGAACGTGTCCGCATCCCCGACCAGGCCCACAAGTTCCCCGGTCAGCTCTCCGGTGGTCAGCAACAGCGTGTCGCTATCGCCAGGGCGCTCTGCATGAAGCCGAAGATCATGTTGTTCGACGAACCGACGTCGGCGCTCGACCCGGAAATGGTCAAGGAGGTTCTGGACACCATGGTCTCGCTGGCGAAGGACGGCATGACCATGGTGTGTGTGACCCATGAAATGGGCTTTGCCCGTGAAGTCGCTGACCGCGTGATCTTTATGGATCGTGGCGAGATCGTGGAATCGGGAAGCCCAGAAGCAGTGTTCGGCTCACCGAAGACAGATCGCCTCAGAGGCTTCTTGGGGCAGATCCTTCATAACAGCTGACGACTAGGATACGAGAGGAAATTCCATGCTTACAATTAAACGCCTGAGCCTCGATGATGCGCGTCGTCTCATCCAAGGTGCCGCCGCGAAGGCAAGCGACATCGGGGTGCCGATGTGCATCGCGGTCTCCGACGAGTCCGGACAACTCATTGCATTCGAGCGCATGGACGGCGGCAAGATCACCAGCACCATAATCGCCCAGGACAAGGCATATACGGCAGCGGGTGCGAAACGTACGACCGAAAGCTACGGGGTCGCGAGCCAGC comes from Rhizobium sp. NXC24 and encodes:
- a CDS encoding ABC transporter permease subunit (The N-terminal region of this protein, as described by TIGR01726, is a three transmembrane segment that identifies a subfamily of ABC transporter permease subunits, which specificities that include histidine, arginine, glutamine, glutamate, L-cystine (sic), the opines (in Agrobacterium) octopine and nopaline, etc.), whose product is MAIDTNGVGMTEASRPSIVGILTNVGFRRLLWQAVTAIVVFGSVAWMVSNLQNNLAVRNITSGFGFLGSEAGLPIAEHLVPYEPTDSYFRALLVGTINTLWVAFWAILLSTLIGTSIGVARLSRNWLLAKVASVYVEFFRDIPLLLQLLLWYTVLQKLPPVRQALQPVTGVILSNRGLSFPSLMWQPAHTWTLLALVLGIVAAYFIARTATRKRLDDGKHRTIWPLVLVLVVGLPAVVSLMFGASYVLEFPEARGFNVRGGSSVSPEFFALLVGLVVYNAAFIAEIVRSGLQSVGNGQHEAARALGLRPNSTLKWIVFPQALRVIIPPLTSQYLNLTKSSSLAVAIGYQDLVSVANTAMNQGGHAIELVGIIMAVYLTISLTISLLMNIYNARMALVER
- a CDS encoding amino acid ABC transporter permease, whose protein sequence is MTIAVEHIIHPTTVETRDRPAELGGGFVQWIRQNLFYSWGSGLTTILIIALVAELAQGLYRWALANAIWSVPFGPNGAVTDSCRALQGTGACWAIIGEKYRLILFGLYPFDEQWRPALVIGLFVALYVISAMKRFWRIELAYIWAATLIVIGILMWGGILGLPFVSQSNWGGLALTLILATIGVAVAFPLSIFVALGRRSDLPFIKWLCVGYVEIIRGVPLISLLFMASVMFPLFMPEGVNLDKLLRAQIAIILFFAAYLAEVVRGGLQALPKGQYEASHALGLSYWQTQRKIILPQSLQLVIPPLVNNFIGFFKDTSLVLVIGLYDLLHSAQAAASEPAWQGFTVEALVFVGLIYFVFCFAMSRYSQRLEVDLNRHRRR
- a CDS encoding amino acid ABC transporter ATP-binding protein, producing MAHAAAVATASKKHEIAISMQNINKWYGHMHVLRNVNFEVATGERVVICGPSGSGKSTLIRCINSLEEHQEGKIVVDGIALDKDIAHLDAIRREVGMVFQSFNLFPHLTVLENCTLAPMLVRRVARAEAEAQARAYLERVRIPDQAHKFPGQLSGGQQQRVAIARALCMKPKIMLFDEPTSALDPEMVKEVLDTMVSLAKDGMTMVCVTHEMGFAREVADRVIFMDRGEIVESGSPEAVFGSPKTDRLRGFLGQILHNS
- a CDS encoding heme-binding protein produces the protein MLTIKRLSLDDARRLIQGAAAKASDIGVPMCIAVSDESGQLIAFERMDGGKITSTIIAQDKAYTAAGAKRTTESYGVASQPGSPAFGINSAIGGRLMVVAGGLPVIVEGEVVGAIGVSSGTPAQDTECAQAGIDFLASNHA